Proteins found in one Triticum urartu cultivar G1812 chromosome 4, Tu2.1, whole genome shotgun sequence genomic segment:
- the LOC125554190 gene encoding uncharacterized protein At3g28850, translated as MGCTTSRQARHDLRYCPSPLPLPRCQSFPARFDAGAHLVRLTSSTLGSLEVDKAAGLRAPEAADAGVCAPRRFVPRTPTMTPPNEPEDIDAWALMAGLEEHSPLLAAPFGRHSFSFPIAAAAQQEFAASSKVTPLPMRMPSVNDEETASKAKAPPPPRKAVLYFTSLRGVRATHEDCSLARAILKGYGVRIDERDVSMHRGFRDELHGLLGLRAGALAKCWAPAAPTLPSLFVDGELVGNAEELKRLHETGELAARLAGCESGGPGACEACGDARFVLCEACSGSCKVYVDEEDDEEEDGEGTDGGGAGFRRCTECNENGIVRCSVCCCS; from the coding sequence ATGGGGTGCACCACCTCGAGGCAAGCTCGGCATGACCTCCGGTACTGCCCGTCGCCGCTCCCGCTGCCGCGCTGCCAGTCGTTCCCCGCCCGCTTCGACGCCGGCGCCCACCTCGTGCGGCTCACGTCGTCCACGCTCGGGTCCCTCGAGGTCGACAAGGCCGCCGGACTGCGTGCGCCCGAGGCCGCTGACGCCGGCGTGTGCGCGCCCAGGAGGTTCGTGCCGCGCACGCCGACCATGACGCCGCCCAACGAGCCCGAGGACATCGACGCGTGGGCGCTCATGGCCGGCCTGGAGGAGCACTCGCCGTTGCTGGCCGCGCCGTTCGGGCGCCACTCCTTCTCGTTCCCGATCGCCGCCGCGGCACAGCAGGAGTTCGCCGCGTCATCCAAGGTCACGCCGCTTCCCATGAGGATGCCCTCCGTGAACGACGAGGAGACGGCGAGCAAGGCCAaggcgccaccgccgccgcgtAAGGCCGTGCTCTACTTCACGTCGCTGCGCGGCGTGCGCGCCACGCACGAGGACTGCAGCCTGGCGCGCGCCATCCTCAAGGGCTACGGCGTGCGCATCGACGAGCGGGACGTGTCCATGCACCGCGGCTTCCGCGACGAGCTGCACGGCCTCCTCGGCCTCAGGGCCGGCGCCCTCGCCAAGTGCTGGGCGCCGGCCGCGCCGACACTGCCGAGCCTGTTCGTGGACGGGGAGCTCGTGGGCAACGCGGAGGAGCTGAAGCGGCTGCACGAGACAGGGGAGCTGGCCGCGAGGCTCGCCGGGTGCGAGAGCGGGGGCCCCGGCGCGTGCGAAGCGTGCGGGGACGCCCGGTTCGTGCTCTGCGAGGCCTGCTCCGGCAGCTGCAAGGTGTACGTGGACGAAGAGGACGACGAGGAAGAAGACGGCGAAGGgacggacggcggcggcgcggggttcCGGCGGTGCACGGAGTGCAACGAGAACGGCATCGTGAGGTGCTCCGTCTGCTGCTGCTCCTGA